A window of Ciconia boyciana chromosome 9, ASM3463844v1, whole genome shotgun sequence genomic DNA:
GAGTGCGGCCATGCAGCGAGCGGGACAGGAGAGCAGCGGACGTGTCGCCCTGCCTATCCGAGAGCAACAGGAATTTTCCAAAATAGGCCTCTTATAAAAGATTTCCAGGAAAAGGTAGCTTCTTACAGATTTAATTGTTAGTACTcgtattgctattttttttaaacagtctgaTGATATATGATTTGTACAGAAGATCTGTTTGTGCCTTATAAGGGTGTCTGTGcactttttatcctttttaaagcaacttttaaaaagaaaaaaaaaaaacccggGGAGAAAACAACACAGATCAATGGTAGTTTTATAGAATTTTATGTTCACTGAGaaccctgcttttttttttatatatatatatataagtgaaaaagtgtttatttccatggattttcccccctctcctcctaacctatttgtttaaaaattaaaaaaaggaagaaagaaagaaaaagaagagatagGGGAACTCTTTTACTTTCCCCCGTTTCCGAGGCAGTTGATCTCTTATTGTTACCTTTATGATTCAATACTGTGACCTGTACATCATGTTTAAGCTGAATCAGATTTTGGACCTCTGTATTAGGCTTTTCAAGCAAATCATTTGGGGGaccgggggggtggggagggcatCGCACGAGGGAGGGAACTGCACTTCTACATGTCAGTGCTCTATAGCGTTGTGTTCAGTGCTGTGTGTTTTACTTTTGTCCATTTACCTGTTTtacattaatataattttacttgtttatgaaacaaataaaactttggCTTGTAAAGAGTGCTCCCAGACGTTTAAAAGTGTTTGACCTAGAGGGCGAgcaaatcttttatttccaaagcGTGGCAATACTAATACACAGAGGCAGGGCACCTCTGTTCATCTCAGGCACCtctgcttcaaaagaaaaaaaatgttaggcCCTTTAAATACCTTGCAtgagctttgctttgctcctgGGAGGTCACTGCACAGTGGCTTCTCAGTCCCTTGATGGGCAGGGGGGATTCCTGGCTCATTTAACCTTGCAAACCCTTGAAAGTTTGGCCGGCCACTGCAGTAAAAGCAGGGTGTATTTTAGGCCTACAGCAGTGGGGAGGGTCCTGTGGCAGATgccctctcccagtgccccaaATTCCTCATCCAACCTGCACCGCCTCCAGCaaggcagctgccagcctggccctgctcctgtGCCCACGCTGGGGCTGTGGCAGGCTGGGGACCGCGCCGGCTGGCCCAGCGAGGGGGTGATGCAgacacaggcaggcaggagggctgctttttcttttttttctttttgtttttcttggttttttcttttttcttttttttttttttgttttgtagcaaTGCCTGGCTCTTTATTTCACAAGCAGAGGCCAACAGAAGGCTGCTCCGTAAACTGTTTATATCCCGAAATGTGACCCGCTGAAGCCAGACACCAGTCAAGCAGCCTCAGATGTGGTTTAAAGCAGAGTGGAAGAATTCATTCATAACTCTGCCCTGGCAAGAACACAGTTGTAGTTAAGCGTTTGCACAAAACCCCTTGTGAGCCACAGGTGGCGAAGGAGCCCAACAACGGCTATTTAtgccaaaatgcctttttataaACTCTGCTGCCCCACTTTGTCCAGAAAGCCGATCCTTGTGAGCTGCCAACAGACTAATGCTGCTGGTCTCAGGCCACAGAGTGACTTTGCATCACACACGCACCCGCTCCAGCCGCTGCCATCCTGAGCCCCATGGAGCGCATGGCGGACCGCTGCCCGCTCCCATCACCtgcgcccgcagccccccccaccgctctcctcctctctgccagccTGGGTGCTGTGATGCACGTACCAGCCCAAACTGAGCCTCCCATGGCTGAAGCCCAACTCTCATTAGCGCTCTGCCAGCTCCACTCACGGCTCGGCCACACAAGCACTGGAGATTTGGGTAGCAGCCGGCATCGCTCAGCACCAGGAGCAGCGTGCCCTCCGGGACGCGGCGTGGCACCGTGCCAGCTGTGAGGAGCTGCCTGAGGTGGGACGGGCCCTGCGTAGCCACGCTGGCGCAATCCTCCAGGTTATGTCACAGGCCCCAGATTTCTCCCCAGCACACTCATCTGCTTCTGGGTGGCAAGTGTTGGGCTTGGGTGGGTGTTGGGCTGCTGATGTGCAAGCCCTGCATGGAGCATGGGTGGGCAGGCGCTCGCTCCTGGCACAGGGCATGTGCTGCACGCAGGTGAGTGAACACCAGctgttgggggggtgggggggtggtgcAAGCAAGATGGGCACCGATGCTATGTAATGTGCAATGTGGCTGACACCGGGCTGTTAGCTGCCGCCTGCACAGCCCTGCGTATTGTCCTTGCAGCCCTGTGCAGGCTAGGTGCGTTATGGCCACCTGAAAGCCAGGGGTGAGCGTGGACAAGGCTTGCACGTTCCAGGCTAGCAGGTGGTGAGCCAGGCCAGTGGAAGATGCTCttgcatgtctttttttcctccttctcacCTACCCCGTACCAAGCACTGCATGTGCGCAATATCACAGCCCTCTGCCAGAAGGCACTCGGGCTCTGGGGTCCAACCCCTACTTTTGCCTGAACCTTTTCAATTAATCTAGCTCCATACCCTGGCCAGCCTGAACCCCCAAGAGCCTCTCTCTTCTGTGCCCCAGGCTTGGGCACAAGGGCAAGACCTAAGGAGCTGTTGGGGTCCCTGTGGCCCTTGCAGCTCCCAGGCACTGCTGCGTGTGGCAGGGAGCACAGCTAAGGCTGCCCGGACAGATGGATGGTAGGTCCCACCgatgcagggctgggagggtcAGCTGTGCAACGCTTTTCTGTCTACTGGGTCCTAGcgatgggaagaaaaagcaaagctttgctgAGCACTATTTGACCTAGCAATGACACTTCTCCTTCTCATGAGCACCAGGCTACACACAGTGCAAAGTGGGGACCAGGCTAAAACCCCACATGGGGAGCGGTGATATGGCAGcaccaccccccccaccacAGCTGCACAGGAGAAACATCTCCCCCTCGCCAGAGCAGAGCACGACACTACACACGTACCCACACTTGAACCCTGCTCCTGCAGTGCCTCCAGCATGGGATACTCATGAGGTGAACTGGGGCACAGAAGCAATGGAGGAGCTGGGCTATTCATGGCCAGGAACTGTAAGTCAAAAGTCCTGAGTGTTGTGACCTGTTGCGAGGCATGTCACAGCCAGAAGCCCTTGCCGCAAGCCCCCATGAAGCCAGGCAACACAGCACCACCCCGTTCGACTCCCAGCAGACAAAAGCACCCAAGGATGAGAAATGCTTCACCTGGGGACGGCTCCTCCGCAGCACGAGGGAATGCAGCTCAAGGGCTCAGGGCTCCTTGCCGGTACCAGAGTTGCACGGACAAGTGGCACATGCCAGAGCTCGAACCAGCTGCTCGGGCAGAGCTGCCATTGCTCcgggcaggagagcagcacacCTCCTGAGACAGCCGCCGTGCAGCACCTCAGACATACGCCAGCCAGACACAGGTTCACAAGGGTGCTTGAAACCAGTCaagcagtttctttttatttcttaaaaaaagaaaacaaacaaaaaaaaacaccaaaaaaaaaacccccaaacccccaccgaatttaaaaaaaaaaaaaaaaatcaatccccTAATGGTGAAAGTATAGGTAAGGCATTTACACAGCTACATCTATCTTCCGCTgacccccccacccacccacagtAATGTAGATTTATACGCGCTTACATAATATAGCGAGACACAGACAGACAAACGGGCTTTGAGAGCCTGTGAGAAGGAGCAGGACGCAGCGGGGGCCTCCAGCCTGCCAGGGATGTGCTGAGCTGCGGGACTCCCCCGACACCCGGCTCTTCCACCCCAAGCTGCAGTGATGCCCCCCCCTTGCCACAAGCCCCAGCCTCGGGGCTGCACTGGtggtgggcaaggagggaggTTGGTCTTTAGCTGATGGGGTGACGTGCCTTGCAGCCAAGCTGAGGGAACCGAGCCTCCTggccgccctcctcctcctcacgaGGTAGTCGGGGAGCTTGGCCACATTTGACGTGTGAGGTACAGAGAGGAGGCGCAGCCTGGCAGAGGGCACATGTGGCTGCCGAACCGGGGGACATGTGTTGGACAGGGGAGGGCAAAGCCCTGCCAGCCCAATGGCTCTCGGCATCTTCCCGACAGGAGCCGTTGTCCAGCCTGCAGTCCCTTCGCAGACGGAAGAGCGGCAGGAAGGGGTAAGGCTGCAGGTGTCGGCACCCTACTGAGGGTGACCCTCCCCCTTGGACACTCACCCTGCCTTCTTGGAAGCTCTTTGGGAACAAGGGAGCAATCCTGTCACGCGCTCTATGAGCCAAATACAGTACTTGTGTCACCAAAATGAAGCACTACCAGTTCTGAGGTTCAGTctgggaggaaagcagaaatagcCCTCATTTAGTATTGAGGCAACAAAAATAGCATTGTCCCCTCTGAGGAAAGCCGGGGGCAGTGAGGTCTCtgagacagagaaaggagagacaCTTCTGAGATTAAAAGGCCATTCAGCAAAGAGAGAGCAAGGACACAGTGCCACGGGGAAAGGGCACACAGCCCTTCCACGCTCCGTGTAAAACTGCCAGAGCGGACAGGGGACACAGgtccagccccctccccagatACGGTGGGGGCTGGATTTGGCTGCCGGGCAGCTCTGTCTTAACTCATCCTGTCCCCattcctttccaaagcaaaaggGATTTACTGAAGCAAGAGATGCGCAGAGACAAGGCAGCATTGTTCCCCCAACCCACCCTGCAACTCTCCTGGGAGCACATCAACACCTCGCAATGTGCCACGCAAGGAAATTTGTTACTGCATGAGTTGCAGATGTATTGCTTATTGCCAGCTCAGGTGAGTCAGCCTGATCAGAGGCTGATGTGCCACCAGAGAAATCCGtaggtgggagggagaggaatcAGCCAGAGACCGGGGTGCATGCATTCCCATGGCTAAAAATGAACCTTGGGTCTTCTGATATGGGGCCCAACTGGGATGGTCAGGGCTTCTCCATCAGATCAAACCAGGGCTGGGACAAACTGCCCCATCGTCCTCCCAGAACGACCCTCACCTGAGGCGCCACCATTTTCATTCTGTATGCAGACAGAGATATCTTCAGTTCCATGTTTCCAGGGTAGAAAATATGGGACAGAGAAGGAAGTGAGTGCTTGGGGGAGTGGAGAACACTCCTTTAATTCTGCCAGCCTCAAATTAGAGGGAaaactataatttttttcagcagcaaaacaatGCGGCTGcggagctgcagctgcagtgcttaCACTTGCAATTAGACTAGAAAGGGCAAAGCAGCTTGGTCCACAAGAAACCCACCGAAGCACCAGGTTTAAAGCTCTTCCAGAGAGAGAAATGTGGCCCTGAATCTGCAAGTAGCCAAgtacagaagggaagaaagcagcacTGGGGAACGACAGCTCATCCACGCTCATCCTCCTGCTGGGATAAGCAACACTGGGGGCAAGATTAGACTTGGCAGGCAGGAATGTCAGCATGGAAAAACCCCAGGCTCTGCTTGACCTGAAGCCCCCCAAACAGCCCACCATGCAGGACGGAATGAAAGTACCTGGAAGACAGGCAGATGGGGTGACAAACAAGGCAGGGAGCCCCTGAGCACCAGACATGCCTCGCAACTGGTTGTGATGAGGAGCTGAACTCCCACATTCTGGATTGCACTTGATAATATCAGCACCTACTGAAGGACCCacctcctggctgctgcccgCCAGCCTGGGGAAGCTATGTGGGTCACGGGAACGGATGGTCCCCTATTAGTCCAACAGGCAGGGCAGTCTGTgtaagaaggaaagcaaagcatctTCTTTCCAGGGCTTTTGGGGTCATTTTGGTCCTCTGTGCCTTGCATAGTATTCTTCAGCTACCGAAGCAAAACACCTCTTGTTGTTTGGTTGCAATACTGCAAGGGAGAAGCCTGCATAGCGTCCTGGATTGGCACAGAGAGGACCtgttatatatgtgtgtgtgcgtgtgtgtattTTTCTATATCTGTTTTTCCACCAGGAGGATGTTGAAGTTAACACTTGTCATTGTAGAGCAGGGAAGGACCAAGGGACGGTCCTGTGGCATGCGTGGGGGTGGAGCAAGGCACAGCCCTTAACCAGAGTGCAACGCCTGTGCCTGCACATACATGCAGAGCTACAGGGACCCTGTTCTCAGCAATCATGCCTCCTTTTTGCCACGACCCCTATGGCTCCGCTAAACACCTGGGCTAAGCAACGTGACCTACAACATTTGACCATGACCCTGAGCCTCAGGGAAAGGCAAATCCTTTTGTGCGGCCAGATTTCCTTCACTGGTACCATTCCACGCTTCACTTCTCTCCCTGGCTACTGccgtattttttttttaattccctatACAGATGGCAAAAATGTCTATCAAGGTCCATCTCCCCAGCATGGAGAACCATGGTAGCCATTGTATGCCACGAAGCTTGGCCAGAGCAGCTCCGGCCTGCATGGCTGGGCTGCCAGCACGGCCACGGGAGCGCAGTGCTCGGGGGGAcggcggggaggagggcaggTGGGAGCACACGCGTGGGGAAGGGAGGCTGAGCTGCTTCCTCCATGCTGCTGCCAACGGGCACCAGCTGGGATGCATGGGATCtcaattattatatttttttttaaagccagccTCATGGAAAACTATAAATTAATCTGCTAATTAAATATTCAGGTGAGAGACCAGGGAACCTCCAGCTGTGCAAGCAGAGGGGCGGCTATGGCTTCTTCCGTAGGTAATTGGAAGGGATCCAGCCCTCCCAGCATGGTCCCCCAGTCAGGACCTTGCAAAACCACCAGCCGCTGCTGTTCTTCTCGCGAACTTCAAACAAAGTCCCTTCTTTAAAGCTGTTGGTTTCCTCATCGCCTTCAAAATCTGCCACTGCCACATAGAGAGCTTCCTTGGAGATGTCCGGACTGGAGACGGGGGCTGAGGTCTTCTCCTTGGCTTCCCCTCTCTCCACTGGCTTGGATATGACCTTTGGGCTTACGCTGCTTTTCCCTTTGGCTTCGTCTTGGACGGAGGCGGAAAGGAATGGCTTGGCTTTCGGAGGAACCAGCATGGGCCTCCCCGGCACCGGGGACGACCTGATTTCAGGTGCTTCCCGTGCTGGGGGCCTGAGCTCTGCCGCAGGGCCGGAGGCAGGGCCTCCCGCTTTCTTTGGGGGGGGTGGTCTGCGGGGTGGCACAATGGGGCGCTGCGGCGGGGGCTCCCTGGCACCCGGGGTGTTTGCTGGGCCCAGGGGAGATTTGGGCAGCGCCTCTTTCGTGGTGTGGCTGTCCAACTTGGGCAGGGGTTTGCTCTCCAAGCTTGGTCGCTCCTGAAACCTTCCAGGAGCCTCCGAAGAGACCGTGGCGTTACTGAAGGAGCTTTCACCCGCAGCGGTGTCCTGCTCAGAGGGTTTCTCTGGGCACTTTGCAGGTCTAAGCTTGCTCCGCAGGCTGCAAATGTCCAGTTTATCATCAGCTGGAGGCGGGTCAGtccggggggctgcagcgggtTTTGGCCTGATCTGAGGTCTTGACTTCAAGAATGGATTCTGGGTGATGGGCTCAGGCTTGTCCTCCACAGGCTCAGCTTTTGGCTTGGTTGGCTTGACAATGGGCCGGAGGTTTGGCTTCTTCACTTCCTTGGCTGACACCTTGTGTCCACATTCCAGTCCCATTTCGTTTTTCAGCTGGAAGAGTTTGCCCTTCTCTGGTTTCAGCTCAGGCTTCTTGCTGTCCTTCGGGGCCGCCGACTGCTTGGGTGGGATCATGGGCAAAATCATgcctgggggcttggggggagGCCTCTGCCTCTCCAGTAACTCACCCTCTGATTTAATAATGGACTCCTTCCTGGGCGGCAAGCTCGGCTTCTCCTCTGTGTCACGGTCCGAGATCTCCTCGTAGCCACCAGCAAAGCCTAGGTCCCCACTCTCGGGagtctccttccccttccagtCTTTGGCCCACTTTCCACCACAGTCCGCACCGTTAGGAGGAGCCTCCGGCAGAGGACGGCACGGTCCTGTCACTTCCTCGCCAGTGCTGCTGTCAGCCATGCCATCGCCGAGCCGGAGCTGGGCCATCTCATTGGGTAGTGGAGCCAGAAAATTCGGCCTGGATGCATTGCTGGTTTTCTTGTACTTATCGATGAATGTGGCGGGGGCCCAGCCTTCCTTCTCCTCAATCTGAATGTACCACCAGCCACTCAGGTTCTTCTCAATAACCTGCCGAGGGGAAAGGAAACCTCAGACATCCATGCAGGAGTCCTCTCTGCACAAGAGGGGATGCTGGGTGTCTCTGAAATGATGGCAGGGTGGTATATGGCCTCGGTGCCTCCCTGTCCTGGTAACTCAAAGCCATGTAATCACAGGACTGGTATCCTAACAGGAGGGGGACCTGCTAACGACCTCTGCCAGGGAAGGGGACCTGCGTGCCGTGGGACTGAGGAACCACATAGCCATGTCAAGGAGCTGCGGCTGAGCTGTCACCATCCCGCCCGGGAGACAGGACCGGGATGCTGGCTACTGGCGGTGGCCACTGCGCGGCACTGTTGGAGAGACCAGTTGGCAGCGATACTGCACAGATCAGCACCCGTCCGGCCTCTGCGTGCTCCAGAAGTGCAGCTGGGACCTGGGAGAAGCTGACTGGGACAGCCGTAAAGGAAAAATCCTCTTAGAGAGGCACAgcttacattttgaaaagcaaaaccacatcTGTAAGAGGGAATCTGCCAGCAAAAGCAGATGTGCTAGGAAAGCAGTTCTGGAAGGGCTTTCAACTTTACACCTGccctaaataagaaaaaaaccccaccatctCTACCTCCATTTGTGATGTGGTTTTAATTTCCACTAGCTTAGACAACAGAGCACCCACAGACTTGGGGAACAGGAGCACCAGGGATTCCAAAGTCTCATGAGCTCATACAGGTTTCTCTCCCATTCTAGGAGAGCCCTGACATGTTAACGGCCCACAGAGGCAATCACATGCACCACTGTGCCCGGTTTCCACCCAGAATGCTGTGGTGGGCACATCTTCCCTGC
This region includes:
- the SH3PXD2B gene encoding SH3 and PX domain-containing protein 2B; this translates as MPRRSIAEVKVLDVQKRRTPNKHYVYIIKVTWSNGSTEVIYRRYSKFFDLQMQMLDKFPMEGGQKDPKQRIIPFLPGKILFRRSHIRDVAVKRLIPIDEYCKALIQLPPYISQCEEVLQFFETRPDDLTPPKEEPIGKKRSGADSASVDPLVLEQYVVVADYQKQESSEISLCVGQLVDIIEKNESGWWFVSTSEEQGWVPATCLEAQDGVQEEFSMQPDEEEKYTVIYPYTARDQDEMNLDKGAVVEVIQKNLEGWWKIRYQGQEGWAPASYLKKGNGEMFSQKLGSGSSAHSCALDLDGISRQQVVVSREKDGLAGQRDGRFDSRPLPNADIRRKSPKMRQRPPPRRDLTIPRGLNLPKPPVPPQVEEEYYTIADFQTTIPDGISFQAGMKVEVIEKNLSGWWYIQIEEKEGWAPATFIDKYKKTSNASRPNFLAPLPNEMAQLRLGDGMADSSTGEEVTGPCRPLPEAPPNGADCGGKWAKDWKGKETPESGDLGFAGGYEEISDRDTEEKPSLPPRKESIIKSEGELLERQRPPPKPPGMILPMIPPKQSAAPKDSKKPELKPEKGKLFQLKNEMGLECGHKVSAKEVKKPNLRPIVKPTKPKAEPVEDKPEPITQNPFLKSRPQIRPKPAAAPRTDPPPADDKLDICSLRSKLRPAKCPEKPSEQDTAAGESSFSNATVSSEAPGRFQERPSLESKPLPKLDSHTTKEALPKSPLGPANTPGAREPPPQRPIVPPRRPPPPKKAGGPASGPAAELRPPAREAPEIRSSPVPGRPMLVPPKAKPFLSASVQDEAKGKSSVSPKVISKPVERGEAKEKTSAPVSSPDISKEALYVAVADFEGDEETNSFKEGTLFEVREKNSSGWWFCKVLTGGPCWEGWIPSNYLRKKP